The Palaemon carinicauda isolate YSFRI2023 chromosome 9, ASM3689809v2, whole genome shotgun sequence sequence gaacgaactgcataagctatcaaatttgAACCAGCTGAAACTTGAaactcgtggaaacagtatacCGCGTGTACAAATATTTCAATgaagatgaacagcggcccttttactgatgtaactaacgcatgtatccacacgtttgaagccaccaatgttactgaaataatagttcGTCAAATGATCGCACAAGAATGTGAAAACCCCTAAATTTCAAGAAAGAGGAAAGTATCATCCTGCTCTCGATGACTTAAACAAAaatgtttaagaagaacagtgttaaacttataTGCATGAAAGAAAAATCCCACCTTTGAAAAAATGCTGCTGGAAGGTGGAGAAAACGATTGCATTCTatggatggaaagaatctccaaggaaaatccacatatattataattatatattttatatatattatatatattttatatatattatatatatataatatatatatatatatataatatattatacacgagagagagagagagagagagagagagagagagagagagagagagagagagagagagagagagagagagagagagagagagaagattaaattACTTCCTTCAAGAAATTATAATTTCCTCAGCTGAAAGACCTTTGACTGTGACCAGTAGACCACAAACACgaaaatatcggtagtgaaagataagtatctgacaagggcagaacaattcaaaagttttaaaaagtatTATTTAAATAACTTAATCTCATTATAAGCATGGTttatgctttatacatacatacatacatacatacatacatacacacatacacacacatacacacatatacatacatatacatacatatacatacatatacatacatatacatacatatacatacatatacatacatatacatacatatatatatatatatatatatatatatatatatatatatatatatatatatatatctcaaagatgTTGATGTTTATCTAAAAGATGTTTATGTTATCTAAGGTGATCTTATCCCACCCAGggagtacagttgtaaagaaagggcgagggaaaataggatacttataCCTGTATAAGTGTTATTCTATTAATCTgcctttatttttgttttaaaaggtTTTCgtcttctctatatatataaaaaaaaaaaaaagcttccttcaaggaaaaatgtaCCAGGCGTTTACGTTCGGACACTttgttctggcaaagagctcttttcaggggccaccacagaatggtttgactataactGTATGTACTAGAGGTAAATATACTAAATTTTTTAAGCAGCAATTACAAAAATAACTAGCCTCATTCAGTTAATCAGACATCCTAGTTTAGCAGTAATAGTCAATCTATTAGGACACTTATGACAACCGCGGTGACAATTCCGACCCCACAGTTTTACGAATCATAAATCCTAAGATTAAGTTTTTACAGTAAAGGGTTCACATCCTGGTCAAAGCTTAAAATCGGCAATCGTGGTAAGCTACACAGTTAAGAACCAGCAAGTCTTTCAAGCCTCAATTTTAGTTTAATGCTTTGctcgcgttttttttttcttcttcttatgacCATGGGTTGTACCGAGATTTATTTTCCCCAAGATTTGATTTGAAATAACACTAGTAAATAAAATGTAATATCTTAAACGTTATTCAATGTATAATGTGGTCAGTGTCATGCAATACAGGTTATCAATGAAAACTGATTAATTTATCGGAGAAGTTGTGAAGTTCAGTTAAACCTGATGCTAGTGTCTTTATATTTTTAGTTCATTGGCAATCACTGGATTAAGCACCAAAGATATTTTCTACGTAAATGTTATGTAAAACACCAAATAATGCAGATTAAATTTATTAAGAAATCTATAAATACTATGTTATATCTTTGTAAAAACTTATCACCATAAAACATTAAATAGCGGATTTTAACTTAATTTTACTAAATCTAACAAGGCATTCTATTTGAAAGTTAAGACTACAAGTCTTGTCCAAGTTGGTCGATGGTGTCGATAACATGGTCCATGTCCTCTTCTGTCGGAGTGGGAAAGCAGCAATTCACCATGCGAATGAAGTTGCTATGTCCCTTGCAAGGAATGGGTTGGTAACCTATCATCATTTTTCCTGAAGTGACCATCCGTTCTTTCAGCTGAGGAGCGACCTGAAGGTTAGACCAACTAAATTAGACCAATCTAGTTTTAGTAAAGATTTTCATCAGGTCTTCGTTTAAACAAACAAATGAGAGAAAGAAGTTTGGTTTAGATAACTAATCccagttaaaataaaaataaagaatttaattaGTTCAAATATAGTCTAGTTAAAAAAAATGTCAAGAGATGACTAAAATGTTAAGCGAAATGCCAGGAGTCTAGGTCTAAATATTAAGATTTTCAAAAACTACTACTAATTTCATGACGTCCTACGCTTTTTAATTAGCTGAACAaattcaaaaatgaaaaataaacttgaCATTTACCCATAAACCATGTCTAGCCGTTTTAATCTCTACATTTACTAAAGGCAGTTTATGTTCTGCCTTTCATAGAGTTTCAACCTTTGAAGCTAAATAGTTGACACTACAGTGCACCAAGGTTGATTCAGAGAAATAATTATGTCAACATTTGAGATTATGCAATAAATgaaagtttctagtccactgcaagacacagGCCTCTGACACATCAGTCATATAGCagtggtttggtcattttcattacAATGCTAGTCACTGCGGATTGGATGGTAGACTGATAGCTCACTAGTACAACTTTCCTGATCATGGCCATTCAAACActagtatccccactcagaaagagatacTTTAAATCTAAATTTAATCTCTACTGTTTGAGCATATTAGTTGCTCTAACCTACATTAAACCAagtaattaaaaattttctttaaaaacgtGGCAAATACCGTATTCTTAAGGTGCAAGGAACTTCACTTACTGAACTGAGGTAGAACAACAGAACAAAGAACTTGcagcaaaggaaaaaggaaaactcgCTCACCAACAGGCAAGGCGAGAGTCTAGTCCCTTAGTGCAATGCGAGGGGGAACAATTTTAACTTTAGGCGACTAAATGCATGCTAGTAAAAGGTCGGAAATTTAGGGTGTACTTAAatgaatgctggatttattaaaAGCGTAATCCACGAAAAACCCCAAGAGGTAATAGCCTTTTGTAGTAAAATAAATAAGCACACATACTTGAACTAAATATTGTTACTCACCTTGGAAACTTCCTCCCACCAATCTAGTGTCTCTTCTTGACCCCTCAAACTTGGAGGAATGTACCAGAAACAGACGTTGGTACACTGAGGTTCTTCGAGGACTGGTCGAAACCCTTCTCTGCCCTTCAGTTTATTATGCAAGTAACTGAAAATAAAAGCAAGTAactgaaaatatattaagaatattttcatatacttTAACAATGAGATCTAATATTTTGAAAGTATTTCCtttaaataatttgattttatttttaaagtaattgtCGAAAATAAgaactttaatttttcaaaagttttatctTTCACAACTGTAAGGTTAGGTTTCAGAAATCCTCAGAAATTCCAGTTAAGTTTTGTTGTTCAACTTAACCCATCTTTTTCCCAAGTATTGACAAATTAATGTTAACTATAAATACATATGGATTATAGTGGAAAAATAAATCTTACGTTTAAAGGCTAgcgattattttcacaattttataGATTATTCCAAAAACCTTAATAGCAAGCGATCAAGAGATTTATGAAACAATCACTTTCCTCAAAAACATTAAACATTCAGAAGCTTCTGCCTTagtattgaaaattaaaaactTACGAAGAAGCACTAAAAGCATCATCTACTCTTCCCTCCAGTTGGCGCCAGCCGTGCTTGGTCAAAAATATGTAGAACTTAAAAGCATCTACTTTCCTTCCGCACTGAAAGCTCTTGTCACCAGTGTCAAAGCTCGTATCGTAGAATTTGTCCTGCTGGAACAGGTAAATGGCGCTTGCAGAGTTGCAAGAGTGGAGTAGACCCTGCAAAGCACACATTCGAGATTCTTTCATTAGTAATTTTAAGTGTTACCCATTTGGAAAATTAAAATTCACATGTTCATGAAAATTTCTACTAGATGAAACTAATAATTGTTATGGCTATATAAATTaaaggctatttatatatatagaactataaaTAGAAGAAAATTCTCTAAGAAACTTTTTTCACCAATTTTAGCCGTTCACCTTTAGTTACCTACAATCAAGTTAAATATCAATCTACGTAACTATCAGAATGATAGTCACATTATCACAAGAAAAATTGCCAACTATAGATTTGGATATTGGGTATAACTTGCAAAATACCTTGTGTTTCACGAGGAATACCGAACACTGCAGAGGAACTCCCAACATCTTATGAGGGTTCCAAGCTATAGAGTCCGCTCTGGGGATGAAACAAACCAATTATAAACACGGATCAGCAGTTTAAATTTCTAATTTAATGATTAatacttaaaaatgaaaaattattgaaatcTTATCTAATGCTTGATTATTGGATGAATGGAATTATGGCATTTAGGTAATATGGCAAAGTGCTATGCTCAAGAAGACCCTTCCACTCGGATGCAAAAAGTGAAGAGTCACAACTGCCTTGTTTAGAAGTTTTGAGAAAAGTTAACAGCATTGGAAAAAATGGGAATAAAGATTTACAGTAGAAGTCTAAATCTAGAATTCAACTGCAAGCAAATGGGACGCTACAAAGACTATAATGGTTATTGTACACAAAGCCTTGTGTCCTGGCGGTCCTAGCCACGGCCAGCTAGGAGGCAGTGTCCTAGCCCCCTAGGAAGAATGCTGCAATCAATTGTAGAATACCGAAACTAATAACCTAAGCTAGAGGACAACTGAAATAATCTACCCCAAAAAAAGAAAACTCAAGGTTAAGAAACAACTGTGATAAAATTATTTACATTTGGTTGCTCTACGAAGATGAAAATATAGCAGTATTTTGAATGATATGAAAGATCCCAAACAAGTAGAAAAACAGATTACTTGCCTAGCAATGCCATCCAGGTTATGTTTGTGTTTAGTTGACAAGATGGCGGTTCCTCCCCAGCAAGCCTGTGGTAATTAGGAAATAAAGTAATTAATGTACATGGAATCTTAACGATAATATTAAGAGTACTACAAAATTCTTAAAAGTTCTAGGcatattttacatttattaagaTCAACAAGTTATCCCAACACTTACGGGAATTTTATAATGTGGGATTATGTCATTTTCAGTTTTTAAAGAACTATGCAATGATATCAGATAAAAATCTATCAGAATTCCGGTCTCTGCAATTTAGTATTAAGATACTAGACTGTAATGCACGAATGATCACTCACATCCACATGCAGCCAAAGTTTCTCCTTTTCGCAGACATCTGCAATTTCGTTCAGTGGGTCAAAAGCCCCGAGGACTGTCGTACCAGCCGTGGCATTGACGAAAAAGGGTTCCCTGCCATTCTCCCTGGCAGCTTTTATAGACTGTCTTAGCGCCTTGGGAATCATTCTGCCGAACTTGTCTGTGGCTACAATCAAAACATTGTGCATTCCAAGACCCATCCAATTGGCAGCCTTCTTGATAGAGTAGTGGCTCTGAAGGTTAAAATTTATTGCACCAATTAAAGAGGTTTTAGGATAATTGCTTATGTTTCTAGTAATTAAGCAAGTGactgaaattttcaaataattagCACCAAATGTTAATTATCAAGTTACTGACTAATACAGTTACAATGCAGATCTATGAAATTGTAACCAAGACTAAATGAACAGTCTGCCCAAATCAAAGCACTAAATCAAAATCACTTAAGCATATTACCTGATCCGATGTGATAGCAACCATGGGAGACTTGCCAAACATACCCTCCATTTTCCCATCTTTAAAGTGGCGGAATCTAGCCAATTGCATGCCGTACATATTGTTCATACTGCCTCCTGacaattgaagagaaaaaaatgagaggtCAGAGATAACAGGTTCGTTCTTAAGTCATTAGTCTAGACCAGTTATAagatttttcaatgaaaataatgtcataagATCCCAGCTGAtcacaaatttacataaactaTGCACAACTTGTGTaggattttgtacatttgagacgGGATTACATGCCTGAaatattttcctagctatacaaagtAACCAGCACTCTTATTTACTATGAAGACTAGCCATATCAATAGGAGATATTCTTAAAATTCAGGAGactcaatgaaaataaattttatgtaaataacgAAAAATACCTGCCAGTAAATGTACAACCACAGTTACGCTAGTCTAGACTATATCCCGacaaaggccatattaacttcaacaGAGCATAGGGCTATGCAAAGTCAATTACTGCTAGAAAAATTATCATTCGTAAGTTACCTTTCACTTGAGCTAGGAAAAGTTCTACTTTCCTCTAGTACCCGTTTACTATAGTCAAGTAGTCTTAATATCAAATAATAGGTCAGAGTTATGCTTACATGAATGTACAAGGCCATTTGATCTTGTTCCAATATATGTGGaaattacaaaatatgtaaattcaaagTTCACGAGTTTTCAGTGTAGTATCCAAATCTCGTTCGGTAGAGATTAATAAGAATTTAGCGACCTAttggaaaaatccttacatgacgTTCGCCGGACTGGAGTTATCAATGCAAAAACTAATTTCTTTTAggctctgcaacctcacaatccttacgAGCTAATGGTGGAAGATTTGAGAGAGCATACGTGTCTCTACAGAGTCataatagccattgcctggccaggCATGGCCTAGTCGCAGCTTGAGCGAGATAATACTCAGGATCATATTTACCAAAAAGCTTAATTAAAACTAAAACCTTGAATACTGACCTG is a genomic window containing:
- the LOC137647092 gene encoding cysteine sulfinic acid decarboxylase-like is translated as MEAEEQTPSCKLLQEVLNLVEKERLVTGVDRSKEVVEFKHPEELQSLLKLDISSEGRSEEDMIQIFKEVVKYSVRTGHPYFYNQLYAGIDEVGLAGSWLSAALNTNQYTFEVAPVFSLVEHHVISSLASLFGWQDGDGIFSPGGSMNNMYGMQLARFRHFKDGKMEGMFGKSPMVAITSDQSHYSIKKAANWMGLGMHNVLIVATDKFGRMIPKALRQSIKAARENGREPFFVNATAGTTVLGAFDPLNEIADVCEKEKLWLHVDACWGGTAILSTKHKHNLDGIARADSIAWNPHKMLGVPLQCSVFLVKHKGLLHSCNSASAIYLFQQDKFYDTSFDTGDKSFQCGRKVDAFKFYIFLTKHGWRQLEGRVDDAFSASSYLHNKLKGREGFRPVLEEPQCTNVCFWYIPPSLRGQEETLDWWEEVSKVAPQLKERMVTSGKMMIGYQPIPCKGHSNFIRMVNCCFPTPTEEDMDHVIDTIDQLGQDL